A window from Garra rufa chromosome 14, GarRuf1.0, whole genome shotgun sequence encodes these proteins:
- the apoa1b gene encoding apolipoprotein A-Ib: MMRFIVLALAVLLAGCQARFLQDEAPSQLDHVKSAGMVYADHMKQSMHKALTHLDDTEFKDYKEFLGQSVDNIHGYIQQALQTMTPVGAQVMEATGPMRDKLTKDVEDLRKQIEPKREELREVLEKHIQEYRDVLKPFLEEYMVKQREHMEEVRTKLEPVVKTLREKIGPNWEETKSKLMPIVEILRAKASEIIKDTKTQLEPYIQEYRDQMEKGALEFRESVKSGELRKKMTDLGEQVKPHFGAIFEALKKAISKE; the protein is encoded by the exons ATGATGAGGTTCATAGTCCTTGCCCTCGCTGTTTTGCTGGCAG GCTGCCAGGCCCGTTTCCTGCAGGATGAAGCACCATCACAGCTGGACCATGTGAAGTCTGCAGGCATGGTCTACGCAGATCATATGAAGCAGTCCATGCACAAGGCTCTCACTCACCTCGATGACACCGAATTCAAAGACTACAA GGAATTCCTGGGCCAGTCCGTGGACAACATCCATGGCTACATCCAGCAAGCTCTTCAAACCATGACCCCAGTTGGCGCCCAGGTGATGGAGGCCACCGGTCCCATGCGTGACAAGCTGACCAAGGACGTGGAGGACCTCCGCAAGCAGATCGAGCCCAAGCGCGAGGAACTGAGGGAGGTGCTGGAGAAACACATCCAGGAATACAGAGATGTGCTGAAACCTTTCCTCGAGGAGTACATGGTCAAGCAGCGTGAGCACATGGAGGAAGTGAGGACCAAGCTGGAGCCTGTGGTCAAGACCTTAAGGGAGAAGATTGGACCCAACTGGGAGGAGACCAAGTCCAAGCTGATGCCCATTGTGGAGATTCTGCGTGCAAAGGCGTCAGAGATTATCAAGGACACCAAGACCCAGCTGGAGCCCTACATCCAGGAATATAGGGATCAGATGGAGAAGGGAGCCCTGGAGTTCCGCGAAAGTGTGAAATCTGGAGAACTGAGGAAAAAGATGACCGACTTGGGCGAGCAGGTGAAGCCTCACTTCGGGGCTATTTTCGAAGCTCTCAAAAAGGCTATCAGCAAGGAGTAA